A window of the Dyadobacter pollutisoli genome harbors these coding sequences:
- a CDS encoding DUF389 domain-containing protein produces MGINNILKRFDISTEREGYTVIHDIVESGIEFRGTNLWILIFAIFIASVGLNVNSTAVIIGAMLVSPLMGPILGMGYSIATYDFALFKKAFVNYLFAVIAGLLTSAAYFFVTPIYQAHSELLARTQPSIYDVIIALVGGLAGIVAISSKNKGNVIPGVAIATALMPPLCTAGYGLATGNWGFLFGAMYLLAINTVFIGSATLITVRLLRYPIRNSADEDQKKMANRWVTFIVLLTTVPSIYYGYLLVQKETFIQNANNFIANEGYIEGDYLLKNELDPSKRQIKLIYGGKTIDDLQKQRLAKRKSIYGLHNATLIIQQGFSISDVTKDLTQAERYQAEINRLKAELSLNIRKQDSIVTIKKVGSPLYREIKPLFPEISYCSADRQIFYTDSSKTRHYTVVVLGSRNTRKTTRDISRIRNWLKVRLKSDSLKLYVEKSTF; encoded by the coding sequence ATGGGCATTAATAATATTCTCAAAAGGTTTGACATCTCTACTGAACGAGAGGGTTATACAGTCATTCACGACATTGTAGAAAGTGGCATTGAATTCCGCGGTACCAACCTTTGGATCCTGATTTTCGCCATTTTTATTGCGTCGGTTGGTCTAAATGTTAACTCTACTGCTGTTATTATTGGCGCGATGCTGGTCTCTCCGCTGATGGGGCCGATTCTGGGTATGGGATACAGCATTGCGACCTACGATTTTGCTTTATTTAAAAAGGCGTTCGTTAACTATCTGTTTGCCGTCATTGCGGGGCTTTTAACCTCAGCAGCCTATTTTTTTGTAACGCCCATTTACCAGGCGCACTCGGAACTGCTTGCCCGCACGCAGCCAAGTATTTATGATGTGATTATTGCCCTGGTGGGTGGCTTGGCAGGTATTGTGGCTATTTCCAGCAAAAATAAGGGCAACGTTATTCCGGGTGTAGCGATCGCAACAGCATTGATGCCTCCTTTGTGTACCGCTGGTTACGGGCTGGCTACCGGTAACTGGGGGTTTCTTTTCGGGGCCATGTATCTTTTAGCGATCAATACTGTTTTTATCGGGAGCGCGACGCTCATCACAGTCCGGTTGCTCCGCTACCCGATCCGTAACAGCGCAGACGAAGATCAGAAAAAAATGGCAAACCGATGGGTTACCTTCATTGTATTGCTAACAACCGTGCCTAGTATTTATTATGGATATCTGCTGGTACAAAAAGAGACCTTTATCCAAAATGCCAATAATTTTATCGCCAATGAAGGCTATATTGAGGGTGACTATCTTCTGAAAAATGAATTAGACCCTTCCAAAAGACAGATCAAGCTGATCTACGGGGGAAAGACAATAGACGACCTACAAAAACAGCGGCTGGCGAAGCGAAAGAGCATCTACGGACTTCATAACGCGACCTTAATTATCCAGCAAGGCTTTTCGATCAGCGATGTAACCAAGGACCTGACGCAGGCCGAACGATACCAGGCAGAGATCAACCGTCTCAAAGCTGAACTAAGCCTGAACATACGAAAGCAGGATAGTATTGTCACAATCAAAAAAGTGGGCAGCCCGCTCTACCGGGAAATAAAGCCGCTTTTTCCTGAGATATCGTATTGTTCGGCTGACAGGCAGATTTTCTATACGGATTCCAGCAAAACAAGACATTACACCGTTGTGGTTTTAGGCAGTAGAAATACCAGAAAGACAACACGTGACATCTCCCGTATCCGTAATTGGTTGAAGGTTCGACTGAAAAGCGATTCTTTAAAACTGTATGTTGAAAAATCGACGTTTTAG